One genomic segment of Gossypium arboreum isolate Shixiya-1 chromosome 3, ASM2569848v2, whole genome shotgun sequence includes these proteins:
- the LOC128290119 gene encoding uncharacterized protein LOC128290119, with translation MVDKSWMDAPRFSTNHLAGIERFLSFATGKSLFNGKIYCPCHRCNNRILHEPYIVGEHLRLHGIIKEYKHWIFHGESIERTSVQTDQTVRTSPSICMLSQDNEADLRDLITDALGINIPTLNESFDGVSSEFQNNGQEYDVNEAQRTTERAATLQDDCDISLYPGCVKFSCVSFLLRLYHFKALFGWSAKSLTCLLEFLNEAFPDGNTIPTTYYEAKKKISALNLGYVKIDACPNDCMLYWGDASKKISCDVCKSSRWQSSSELDADEQVDGSCRRPKPAKVLRYFPLIPRLKRLFQSSKTSKSMRWHKEGRTKDGILRHPADGSAWDAFDKRFPDFASDPHNVRLGLASDGFNPFRTMSTSHSTWPVLLIPYNLEPWACMKQSSMILSMVIPGEKGPGNDIDVYMQPLIKELKQLWTGVDAFDSSASESFTLRACLLWTINDFPAYANLSGWSTKGRVVCPVCAEKTKSLWLRYGRKFCYMGHRRWLSAEHPFRKQSREFDGTIEYGVAPIPRSREDILREVEGVNFIYGKARKRDREELDEGSVELDVDEGCDLFNNFEELVAEGDKANLINQDETLWKKMSIFFDLPYWRYNLLRHNLDVMHIEKNVCDNVIGTLLNLSRGGKDNIKARKDLQDIGIRSYLHPKMRNGKEYLPQACCTLASRERDIFLSIVKNLKVPDGYASNISRCVNLKEHKLSNLKSHDCHILMQDLLPICLRGVVEKKVLSVITNLSDFFKRLCAKSLDPQEVDQLQIQVMLTLCEMEKIFPPSFFTIMIHLIIHLPMEAKLGGPVQYRWMYPIERYLMRLKASVRNRAYPEGSIAEGYIVSECLTFCSRYFSDVETIFSRPPRNDGNIQKRYIFSSGGRPIGTINTKILDMRSLAQANRYVLLHSDKLSPYRQEFLESERAVYGGIQISKRTEDKWLVEKFPRWLAKQIPKMEVEQVDADVIALARGPHKVVSTYDGLIINGFRVHTKKLEQHRKTQNSGVMVFADGRNYYGNCIEIIELNYYERFWVIMLRCDWVNIKSPRSMKKDANGFIMVKFSELIHTGNRDSDDPYILASQAKQVFYVEDGKSEGWLHVIGIKPRDLFNLSVETPVEDDEYP, from the exons ATGGTTGATAAAAGTTGGATGGATGCTCCAAGATTTAGCACCAATCACCTAGCTGGAATAGAAAGATTTCTATCATTTGCAACTGGAAAATCACTTTTTAACGGAAAAATATATTGTCCGTGCCATCGTTGCAATAATAGGATATTGCACGAACCATATATTGTGGGCGAGCATCTTCGTCTTCATGGTATAATAAAAGAATACAAGCATTGGATTTTTCATGGAGAATCCATTGAAAGAACATCGGTGCAAACCGACCAAACAGTGAGAACTTCTCCGTCAATTTGTATGTTGTCACAAGACAATGAAGCTGATTTAAGAGATCTCATAACGGATGCTCTAGGTATCAACATCCCAACTCTTAATGAGAGTTTTGATGGAGTTTCAAGCGAGTTTCAGAATAATGGTCAGGAGTATGATGTTAATGAGGCTCAAAGGACTACGGAGAGAGCAGCTACTCTTCAAGATGATTGTGATATTTCGCTCTATCCCGGTTGTGTCAAGTTCTCATGTGTCTCATTCCTACTTCGGCTTTACCACTTCAAAGCACTTTTTGGATGGTCAGCAAAATCTTTGACATGCTTATTAGAGTTTTTAAATGAGGCATTTCCAGATGGAAATACAATCCCGACTACATACTATGAAGCGAAGAAAAAGATTTCTGCACTAAATCTTGGGTATGTGAAGATTGATGCATGCCCGAATGATTGTATGTTATATTGGGGCGATGCTAGTAAAAAGATCAGTTGTGATGTCTGTAAAAGCTCAAGGTGGCAATCTTCTAGTGAGTTGGATGCAGATGAACAAGTTGATGGTAGTTGTCGCCGTCCTAAGCCTGCCAAGGTATTACGGTACTTTCCTTTGATTCCTAGACTTAAAAGATTATTTCAATcctccaaaacatcaaaatccaTGAGATGGCATAAAGAAGGACGAACCAAAGATGGTATCTTGAGACATCCAGCCGATGGTTCTGCCTGGGATGCGTTTGATAAGAGGTTTCCTGATTTTGCATCTGATCCTCACAATGTTAGGCTAGGTTTGGCTAGCGATGGATTCAATCCATTCCGAACAATGAGTACAAGTCACAGTACATGGCCCGTACTTCTTATTCCTTATAATTTGGAACCTTGGGCATGCATGAAACAATCATCAATGATACTCTCAATGGTTATCCCTGGTGAAAAAGGACCTGGCAACGACATTGATGTCTACATGCAGCCTTTAATTAAAGAGTTGAAGCAATTGTGGACAGGAGTTGATGCTTTTGATTCATCAGCTTCTGAATCTTTCACTTTACGGGCTTGTCTTCTTTGGACAATCAATGATTTCCCAGCTTACGCTAATCTTTCAGGGTGGAGTACAAAAGGTCGGGTTGTTTGCCCAGTATGTGCTGAAAAAACTAAATCTCTATGGCTACGATATGGTAGGAAGTTCTGTTATATGGGTCATCGTCGATGGTTATCAGCTGAACACCCATTTCGAAAACAGAGTCGTGAATTTGATGGCACTATAGAGTATGGTGTAGCTCCTATACCACGGTCCAGGGAAGATATCTTAAGAGAAGTTGAAGGTGTCAATTTCATTTATGGAAAAGCCCGAAAGAGGGATAGAGAAGAACTAGATGAAGGGTCGGTAGAACTTGATGTAGACGAGGGGTGTGATTTGTTTAACAACTTTGAAGAATTGGTGGCAGAGGGAGATAAAGCAAATCTCATAAATCAAGACGAGACTTTatggaagaagatgagcatatttttcgACTTGCCTTATTGGCGTTACAATCTACTTCGACATAACTTGGATGTCATGCACATCGAGAAGAATGTATGTGACAATGTCATTGGCACCCTTCTTAATCTCTCACGCGGTGGTAAAGATAATATCAAGGCACGCAAGGACCTACAAGATATCGGCATCCGAAGTTATCTTCATCCAAAAATGAGAAACGGGAAAGAGTATCTACCGCAAGCGTGTTGCACTCTTGCATCAAGAGAAAGAGATATTTTTCTTTCCATTGTAAAGAACTTGAAGGTACCTGATGGTTATGCATCAAACATATCTCGATGCGTAAATTTGAAAGAGCACAAGTTGAGCAACCTTAAAAGTCATGATTGTCACATTCTCATGCAAGATTTGCTTCCTATATGCTTAAGAGGAGTTGTAGAAAAGAAGGTGCTAAGTGTTATTACAAATCTATCAGATTTCTTCAAGAGATTATGTGCAAAAAGTCTTGATCCACAAGAAGTTGATCAACTTCAAATACAAGTCATGTTAACACTTTGTGAAATGGAGAAAATATTTCCTCCAAGTTTCTTCACAATCATGATTCATTTGATTATTCATTTGCCGATGGAGGCTAAGCTTGGTGGACCTGTTCAATACAGGTGGATGTACCCGATCGAAAG GTATCTTATGAGATTGAAGGCTTCGGTGCGAAATAGAGCTTATCCCGAAGGTTCCATTGCTGAAGGGTACATAGTTTCAGAATGTCTTACATTTTGCTCCCGTTATTTTTCTGATGTGGAGACTATATTTTCCCGTCCTCCGAGGAATGATGGGAATATTCAAaaacggtacattttctcttctggAGGACGTCCAATTGGCACCATTAACACGAAGATATTGGACATGCGATCTCTTGCACAAGCAAACCGCTATGTTTTATTGCATAGCGATAAGTTATCACCATACCGTCA AGAATTTTTGGAGTCTGAGCGAGCTGTTTATGGTGGCATTCAAATTAGTAAACGCACAGAGGACAAATGGTTGGTTGAAAAGTTCCCAAGATGGCTTGCGAAACAG ATTCCAAAGATGGAAGTTGAACAAGTTGATGCTGATGTAATTGCTCTTGCTCGAGGACCGCATAAGGTGGTTTCCACATATGATGGGCTTATAATTAATGGTTTTAGGGTCCATACTAAAAAACTTGAGCAACATCGTAAAACTCAAAATAGTGGTGTGATGGTTTTTGCTGACGGGAGAAACTATTATGGCAATTGCATTGAAATTATCGAGCTAAACTATTATGAAAGGTTTTGGGTTATCATGCTTAGATGTGATTGGGTGAATATTAAATCTCCTAGGAGTATGAAGAAGGATGCAAATGGTTTTATTATGGTGAAATTTTCTGAGCTTATCCATACAGGGAATCGTGATTCGGACGATCCATACATACTGGCTTCTCAAGCGAAACAAGTATTTTATGTCGAGGATGGCAAGAGTGAAGGATGGCTCCATGTTATCGGAATAAAGCCAAGAGATTTGTTCAATCTAAGCGTTGAAACCCCTGTAGAAGATGATGAATATCCATGA
- the LOC128290561 gene encoding uncharacterized protein LOC128290561: protein MIGRTRTLKGVRFSSRGSSTGSNTLGSAATDSQSTGDETPTQSAEEVPATPAEVTKGTKRKRGPTNMKDIWNLQPRIRIVVDANQYGQPIGKEASKLAEFLGTIARTGSICPLNTKHWKHLSKYVLENILRIVHEKFDLQGKVEDSDILSHVGKLWKEFKSTLKTRYYKEMVQEGRPIEEIYENNPPGVHDDQWKWLVERWGTPQAAAQSEKAKESRTKAEKEGREPSRLEQFRFQHLRKDGSDKLSSEAAEQVYDEACKMVKDSMPTPESSFAPQDNIVLENEIYTQVFGPDKNGKMLGYGRRMTKSRLFGYGSVTRGSQSTSAISTLIEEMSAKHVEQIQTIQAEQAVREKTLLEEAESRFRTEAAERETRLIAEAKERFMKLTKIREAKFMEMMNAREKKYKALINECMAKGMSIEFQSSGLDDKAFSSDDDE from the exons ATGATTGGGAGAACGCGAACATTAAAAGGTGTACGATTCTCTTCGAGGGGTTCTTCAACAGGTTCGAACACCTTGGGAAGTGCTGCTACAGATAGTCAAAGCACAGGAGATGAAACTCCAACTCAATCAGCAGAAGAAGTACCTGCAACTCCGGCTG AGGTTACTAAAGGTACTAAGAGAAAGCGAGGGCCTACAAACATGAAAGATATATGGAATCTTCAACCTAGAATTCGTATAGTAGTAGATGCCAACCAATACGGCCAGCCTATTGGGAAGGAAGCGTCCAAATTGGCTGAATTTCTCGGTACAATTGCAAGGACTGGTTCTATCTGTCCTTTGAATACAAAACATTGGAAACATCTTTCTAAATATGTGTTGGAAAACATATTGAGAATCGTTCAT GAAAAGTTTGATCTCCAAGGTAAGGTGGAGGACTCTGACATCCTCTCACATGTTGGAAAACTCTGGAAGGAGTTTAAATCGACTTTGAAAACTAGATACTACAAAGAGATGGTCCAAGAAGGTCGACCGATTGAAGAAATATATGAAAACAATCCTCCTGGTGTGCATGATGATCAATGGAAGTGGCTAGTGGAGCGATGGGGAACACCGCAAGCTGCG GCACAATCAGAAAAGGCGAAAGAATCCCGAACAAAG GCTGAGAAGGAAGGCCGTGAACCCTCGCGTTTGGAGCAGTTTAGATTTCAACATTTGCGGAAAGATGGAAGTGACAAATTGAGCAGTGAGGCAGCAGAACAAGTTTAT GATGAAGCATGCAAAATGGTTAAAGACTCTATGCCAACACCTGAGAGTTCTTTCGCGCCTCAAGATAATATTGTATTAGAAAATGAGATCTATACACAAGTGTTCGGCCCTGACAAGAATGGAAAAATGTTGGGATATGGACGTAGGATGACCAAATCCAGGTTGTTTGGCTATGGGTCAGTCACCCGAGGAAGCCAATCTACATCGGCTATCAGTACATTGATTGAAGAGATGAGTGCTAAACATGTCGAGCAAATACAGACAATTCAAGCCGAACAAGCAGTTCGAGAGAAAACTCTACTCGAGGAAGCAGAATCTCGATTTCGTACGGAGGCCGCGGAGCGAGAAACTCGTTTGATAGCTGAAGCAAAAGAAAGATTtatgaaattaactaaaattcgaGAGGCAAAGTTCATGGAAATGATGAATGCTCGTGAGAAAAAGTATAAGGCTCTCATAAATGAGTGTATGGCAAAGGGAATGTCAA TTGAATTTCAGAGTAGCGGACTTGATGATAAAGCCTTCAGTTCAGATGATGATGAATAA
- the LOC108485839 gene encoding transcription factor PRE6-like: MSGRRSRSKQSSVSSITDNQITDLVSKLQHLIPELRRRRFDKVSTSKVLQETCNYIRSLHREVEDLSDRLSQLLASTDGDSDQAAIIRSLLMQ, translated from the exons ATGTCAGGCAGAAGATCACGTTCCAAGCAGTCAAGTGTTTCCAGTATCACTGACAATCAGATCACCGATCTTGTTTCCAAGCTGCAACACCTTATCCCTGAACTTCGTCGAAGGCGATTCGACAAG GTATCAACTTCCAAGGTATTACAGGAGACTTGCAACTATATCAGAAGCTTACATAGAGAAGTGGAGGACCTAAGCGACCGGTTATCCCAGCTATTAGCTTCCACAGACGGCGATAGCGACCAAGCAGCCATTATAAGGAGTTTACTTATGCAATAA